In Nitrospirota bacterium, a single window of DNA contains:
- the mtnA gene encoding S-methyl-5-thioribose-1-phosphate isomerase has product MFKTIEWSDGRVRMIDQSLLPLEVSYIELTDYHMVADAIKTMKIRGAPAIGIATSMGIALGAQEIKAKDFKGFLNALEPVFDTLLMTRPTAVNIKWAVMRIQRFLKDKRHEPVDSLKSLLVQEAINILNEDIEINKAIGRWGARFIDDGSRILTHCNAGALATGGYGTATAPMLVSKEEGKSIHVFVDETRPLLQGARLTSWELMQAGIPVTLITDNSAGALMRKGEIDLVIVGTDRTVRNGDVANKIGTYSVSVLAKENRIPFYVAAPLSSIDFSMAKGDKIPIEERSSEEVTNVFGRCRIAPDGIDVRNMAFDVTPAKYVTAIITELGAFRPTDIKRLMKKDVNLDGLRL; this is encoded by the coding sequence ATGTTTAAGACAATAGAGTGGTCTGATGGCAGGGTTAGGATGATAGACCAGAGCCTTCTTCCCCTTGAGGTATCCTATATAGAGCTTACAGACTACCACATGGTAGCAGATGCGATAAAGACCATGAAGATAAGGGGTGCGCCTGCCATTGGAATTGCCACTTCGATGGGCATTGCACTGGGAGCACAAGAGATTAAGGCAAAGGACTTTAAAGGGTTTCTAAATGCCCTCGAGCCTGTCTTTGACACACTTCTAATGACAAGGCCTACTGCAGTGAATATTAAATGGGCGGTTATGAGGATTCAGAGGTTTCTCAAGGACAAAAGACACGAGCCTGTCGACAGCCTCAAGTCTCTCTTGGTTCAAGAGGCTATAAATATCCTCAACGAGGATATAGAGATAAACAAAGCCATTGGAAGATGGGGTGCAAGGTTCATCGACGATGGCAGTAGAATCCTCACGCACTGTAATGCAGGAGCATTGGCAACAGGCGGTTATGGAACTGCCACGGCCCCTATGCTCGTTTCAAAGGAAGAGGGGAAAAGTATTCATGTGTTTGTAGACGAGACAAGGCCTCTTTTACAGGGAGCAAGGCTCACCTCGTGGGAGCTCATGCAGGCAGGCATACCCGTGACCCTTATTACGGATAACTCGGCAGGTGCACTCATGAGGAAAGGCGAGATAGACCTCGTTATCGTTGGCACGGACAGAACCGTCAGAAACGGAGATGTTGCAAACAAGATAGGCACATATTCGGTTTCAGTGCTTGCAAAGGAAAACAGGATTCCATTTTATGTTGCCGCACCGCTAAGCAGTATCGATTTCTCGATGGCAAAAGGCGATAAGATTCCAATAGAGGAAAGGTCTTCAGAGGAGGTCACCAATGTGTTTGGAAGATGCAGGATTGCACCTGATGGCATAGATGTAAGGAATATGGCATTCGATGTTACGCCTGCAAAGTATGTTACTGCAATCATTACGGAGCTTGGCGCATTTAGACCTACGGACATCAAAAGGCTTATGAAAAAAGATGTAAATCTCGATGGGTTGAGGCTTTAA